The following is a genomic window from Butyricimonas faecihominis.
AGGATGCCGCGTGACGAGGCATACGGATGACCCGCACGTCGTGTACCCAGTATTTACCACCAAATTGGGCCCCGATGCCCATGTCTTGGCAGATTTTCTGAATTTTGGCTTCCCATTCCAGATCACGGAATGCCTGACCGCCATCATTTCCTTCGGTCGGAAGATTGTCATAATACCCCGCGGAAGCTTTCTTCACGGTTGTTAAGCAAGCTTCGGCAGAGGTTCCGCCAATGACTACTGCCAGATGGTAGGGTGGACAGGCTGATGTTCCCAAGTCTTTCACTTTGTCCTTGATGAACTTGGTCAGTGCTTCCTCGGTCAACAAGGCTTTGGTCTGTTGGTACAGGAACGTCTTGTTTGCAGAACCACCGCCTTTGGTGATGAACAGGAACTCGTATTTATTTCCTTGAGTGGCATACAGGTCGATTTGGGCCGGTAGGTTCGTACCGCTGTTTTTCTCATCGAACATGGTGTAGGGAACTACTTGAGAATAACGCAGGTTACGATCCCGATAGGTTTCGAATACTCCTTTGCTGATGGCTTCCGCGTCATTGCCGTCAGTCCACACGTTTTCGCCTTTCTTACCGATAGCGATGGCTGTACCCGTGTCCTGACAGGTGGGAAGTTCGCCTTCAGCGGAAACCACTTGGTTCATCAACATGGTATGGGCCACGAATTTATCATTGTCGCTGGCTTCTGGATCTTTCAGTATATTAGCTAATTTCTGCAAGTGAGAGGCACGCAGGTAAAAAGAAACATCTGCATAGGCTTCACGGGCGAGTAATTCAAGCCCTTCTTTTTGGATTTTCAATATTTTACGTCCTTCAACTTCAATCGTTTTCACGTAGTCTTTTGTCAGTAAGCGATATTCCGTACTATCTTTTTGAATCGGAAATGGTTCTTGATACTTGAATTCTGCCATAATTCTATCTTGTTTTAGTGTTGTAAATATTTTTATTCCTATAACGGAAAAATTTCTTTAATATGTCGCAACGAAATTAGAATTAATAAATGAGAAGTCCAATAAAAAAGCCGGACAAATTTGGTCCGGCTTTTATAGATATTAGACTAATGATTAGTCTTTGAATAACTTGTCAATAGTCATGATTTGGTAATCGTAGAATGCGCGGGTAGCGGCATTTCCGGTTCCCCGTTTTTCTTTGTAAAGAGCTTGTACTTTCTTCAACAATGATAACATGGCAGGACGTCCTACTGATGCTGGAAGTGTGGCAGCTTTCATGGTCAAACGGAAGTAGTCGTATTCTCCCAAGTTGCATTCTGCATGGCTACACAGCTTATGCTGGCTATTCACGCTGTTTTCCAAGCTAGCTAAAGCTTGCGCCGGATCAATAGAGGCAAAACCTCTTTTTGGAGCTGATGCGGAGGCTGCAGTTTGAAGACCGCTCATTTGGCTGGCAATCGTTACCAAGGCGGTTTGTAGGTTCATTTCCTCGTGTGAAAGTGAACGGGACGCGATGGTCGGAGCCATAAGTAACTTGTAAGCGTCATTCACGTATACATCAAGCTTGTAAGCGTCCTTCTGACCGGAACGTTCTCCTTCATATACACTACCAAGAGAACCTGCGCTGAAGATTTTACCTACCACGGCGTATTGCAGTTGGTCGTACATGTTCGGGTCTAATTCCAATTTTTCTCTCAGGTCTTTCGTGATCAACCATTTTGGACAAGTGGTTACTTCGTTTACTAACCATTTGATTGCTTCTTGCTGTTTGGCTTTCGGGATGTATTTTTTAGCTACACCACCTTTGCCGTCTTGTACCAAGTCCGTGAATTCAACACCACCGGGGTAAGCCAACACGTGGCTAAGCATTCTTTGGTACTGGCTCAAGATTCCATTGTAGTACATTTTTATGTCTTTATACGAGGCTCCCGGTTTGCTGCACCATTGTTCCAAGTTGTTCATGATGATCTTGAGGTTCTTGATACAAAGTGAATTGGCTTTCACGTGATCATCTCCTAAATCTTCTGTTTGGTCTGTCGGGTCGAGAGTTTGCGGGAATTGCTGTGCCCCGAAACGATACATCGGATCGTCAGATTTTTCTTCGATCCAGCTATTTAATGTTGCGACTTCGGCTTCCGGGGTATTAGCGTTCGGGATAATCCGGTAACCCCAGTTGATAGCGTAAATGTCGTATACTCCTAGCACGGGCGGAACGAGGTTTACACCGCGTTCGTAGTCTCCGGGTTGAGCCACGTAGTTATTACGGGCATAGTCCATGATACTCGGGGTGGTTCCGTATTTTTTCGTGAATGACGGGCTGCGTAATGAGTCCACGGGGAAAGAGTAACTTGCACCCATGTTGTGCATCAGACCTAACGTGTGTCCGATTTCGTGTGATGCCACGTAGCGTAAAGATTCGTTCATCACGTCGTCACTAAATACTTCCGTACGAACGCGAGGATCAACGGCTCCCGTCTGAACGAACCGCCAGTCGTGTACAAGAGAAATCACGTTGTGATACCAGATCACGTCAGCCACGAGAATCTCACCGCTACGAGGATCCACGTAACTCGGTCCCATGGCGTTAGCGGTAGGGGTTACGGCATAACGTACACAGTTGTAACGAATATCGTCCGGGTCAAAGTTAGGATCATCGGTCGGGTAGTCTTTGGCGATGATTGCGTTTTTGAAACCGGCTTTCTCGAAAGCGATGTTCCAATCTTCAATACCTTGTTTAACAGCACCTCTCCATTTTTCAGGGAATGCGTTATCCACGTAGAACACGATCGGTTTTACCGGCTCCACGAGTTCTCCGCGCAAGTAAGCGGCCATATCTTTGGGCTCGATTCTCCAACGGTGGATGAATTCGAAATCTTCCACGCGGTCTTTATCGCTCGTGTAGAAGTTCCGGGGAGTACTGAAATAACCGACACGTCTGTCTTTGTAACGCATGGGCATGGGATCTTTGTCCAGTTCGACAACAGAACGACGAACAACAAGGGTAAGAGGACCGTTTTGTCCGTTATAGTTCATTTGAGAGGAGATTTCCATGTTTCGAGGGAAGTTCTTTACCTCTTTCACGCGAGATGCGGATGGGTCGAACATGGCGCTCGGTTTTTTACCTGTCATCGGGCTGGAGCCCATCGGGGTAATACATTTTTCATCCCGTCCGAAGAATGCGGTCATGTCGATCAACAACGTGTCACCCTTGGTGGCTTTCACCTCGAAAGTCTTCATGATCGGGTCATTGAAGTTCCGTTTGAAAGATGGGGCGATAGGATCACCTTCTCTTAACACGTCCTCGCAAAGCACGGAGTGCATGTACACGTTCGTGGAATCCGTTGAGAAACGAACCATGAACGGGTCATTAATCATCTGGCCTGCCACGAAATCGGTCGGGGCGCTGGTTTCAGAAAGACGATTGGCAATCAAGTAGATCTTGTCCAAGTTACGAGCTTGGATGGCCCACATTAAGGTTCCTTTCGGGGTGTAGTAAGCATCAATAACTCCCGGCAAGTGTTTAGCTCCTTTCACTTGCTTGTCAAAAGCGGATTCTTTAGGAGCAGGAGGTGTTGCGGTCTGTTCGGTTTTTGCTTTTTTCTTCTTTTTCTTGAAAGGGAAAGCTTGTGCCGTGGGCCCTGCAAGTAATGACAGGGCGACAACCGCGAGTAAAATTTTCCTCATAGTTCTCTTCGTTTAATCAATTAATTATATCTCGTTTATTAGATTTGTGTGCATACATTCTTGTGCAATGCTTTCAACAACGGGCGAAGATATGTAAAAAAGAATCGAATTTATCTTACCGTTTTGTTAAAGTTTCATCTGAAAGACGATTATTATTGTACCTTTGCAAGCAATGAATCTTAAAAACAGATAAAATGAGTTCCGAAACCATATTTTTTATCATTGTTGTTTTCCTGTGCTTGGATTTCGTGTTGGAGAGAATATTGGAATCTTTGAATTCTAAACATATGTCTCCCGTGTTACCCGATAGTCTAAAGGGAATTTATGACGAGAAGGAGTATAGTCGTTTTCAATCCTACAAGCGGGAAAACGGACGGTTGGATAGCTGGAGTTCCGGAGTCGGGTTTGTTGTGATGATCGTGTTTCTCGTGGCAGGAGGTTTCGGGTGGTATAATAGTTGGGTGGTTTCTCTGACGGATAGTGTGGTCTGGCAGACCATCCTTTTCGTGGTGGGGCTTTCCGTGGCTTCTTCCGTGTTGGATATACCTTTTGATTATTACGCGACTTTCCGGATAGAGGAAAAGTATGGGTTTAATAAGACTACGAGGCGGGTCTACTGGCTGGATACGGTGAAAGAGTTGGTCCTTTCGTTGGTGTTGGGAGGGGTGTTGTTGGCGCTTGTGGTGTGGTTCTACACGTGGGCGGGGACTTATTTTTGGTTGTACGCTTGGGGTGCTGTTACCCTGTTTTCCGTGTTTATGGCCATGTTCTACTCGCAATTGATCGTGCCTTTGTTTAATAAGCAGACGCCTTTACAAGAAGGTTCGTTGAGGGATAAGATACAGGCTTTTGCGGGGAAAGTCGGGTTCAAATTGGATAATATATACGTGATTGACGGTTCGAAACGCTCCACGAAAGCAAATGCTTATTTCACGGGGCTGGGGCCTAAAAAGCGGGTCGTGTTGTATGACACGTTGATTGACGAGTTGACGGAAGAGGAGATTGTGGCCGTGCTGGCTCATGAGATCGGGCATTACAAGAAACGACACACGTTACGTTCTATGGTGGTTTCCGTGATACAGATGGGGGTGCTTTTCTGGTTGTTTTCCCTGTGCGTGAATAACGCGGCTTTGTCAGAGGCGCTGGGTGGGGACCGGGCATATTTCCAGTTGGGATTAATCGCTTTTGCCATATTGTATTCTCCCGTGAATTTGATTTTGGGAATCGGGATGAACGTGTGGTCCCGGAGTAACGAGTATGAAGCAGATGCTTTTGCGGCCCGGTATTACGAGGGTGATTACTTGGTATCCGGTTTGAAGAAAATATCGGTGAAGTCGTTAAGTAACTTGACGCCCCATCCTTTGTACGAGTATATCTATTATTCTCATCCGTCGTTATTGAAACGGATAGATGCTATAAAACGTATTCACGAATAAAAATATAAACGAATGAAAGCTATTATTATTACTATCGGGGACGAGATTCTGTTAGGACAGATTCTGGACACGAATTCACAATATATTTCGAGGCAGTTGACCCGTTTGGGGGCCGAGGTGGCGGATATATTGTCTATTGCCGATCAACGGGAGGAGATTTGGCAGTGGGTGGATTACGCGATGAAACAAGCGGAACTGATCATCGTGACTGGGGGGTTGGGACCGACAAAGGATGACATGACGAAAAAGGTGCTGGCAGAATATTTCGATACTCGCTTGGTGATGAATGAAGAAGTGTTGAGATGGATCGAGAAGTTGCTGGAGAACGGGGGAATGAGAATGAACGAGGGAAATCGTAGTCAGGCTATCTTACCGGAATCGGCCAAAATTCTTTACAATCGGAAAGGAACGGCTTCTGGGATGTGGTTTGAACGGGACGGAAAGGTATTGGTGTCTTTGCCGGGTGTTCCTTTCGAGATGGAGGATTTGATGATCCAGAGCGTGATCCCGGAATTGCAGCGCTTGTATCCGCACTTGCATCTGGATTACAGGATGTTGAAAGTGTATGACATCCCGGAATCAGAGTTGGCTCTTTTGTTGGAGAAATGGGAAGAACATTTGCCGGAAGGGTTCAGCTTGGCTTACCTGCCGTCGCCGGGATTTGTGAAGTTGCGCCTGACGGCTAAGGGGGATCAGGTTTTTAACTTGGATGCCCGTTACGATAGCTTGAAAGAGACTCTTGAAGGACAGCATTACACGGAGGGGGAGAATGGAGGAACGGAACGGGAACTTGGGGAATTACTGATGTTGAAGGGAAAGACGATTGCCACGGCAGAGAGTTGCACGGGTGGAAATATCGCGGCTCAGCTCACGTCGATAGCCGGTTCTTCCGCCTACTTTAGAGGGAGTGTGGTGGCGTATGCCAATGACGTGAAGGAACGGGTGCTGGGAGTTCGTCCTGAAAGTTTGGAACAATTCGGGGCAGTCAGTGAACCCGTGGTACGGCAGATGGCAGAAGGAGCCCGCCGTTTGATCGGGACGGATTATGCCGTTTCTACTTCCGGAATTGCCGGGCCGACTGGCGGTACGGCGGAGAAACCGGTGGGAACCGTGTGGATCGGGGTTGCCGGGCCGGAAAGAACGATTGCCCGCAAGTTCGTGTTCTCGTTTACCCGTGAAAGAAATATCGGTAAGGCCACGATGAAGGCGATTGAAATGGTTATCGAAGAAGTGCGTAACGGGGCAGTAAATAGATGAATTATTTATAAAGTGAATCCGTCGTGAATCATAGTAAAAAGGCGGGTCTCGGTAAACTTTTTTGTATTTCATGTTCCTATTTCGAAAATATAAATTACATTTGCACATCTCACTCAGAAAATAATACAACGTGTAGCGACGCTGAAGGTATTATAAAGCCTCCGGTGCGTGGCTATGCGTAGTGTTAAATTTTGGGTGAGATCTTAATTTACAGTCCGGAGGCTTTTATGTTTTGTATGTAATGTAAATAATACATATTGATATTGTTCGTAGGGTAACAATTTTAAAATTCTAATTTCACTAAAATAGCGGGGCCGTGACGGTTACCCGCTTTTCTTTTGTACTTGGCAGGAATTTTGTTATATTTGAGAAATAAATTTTTGCTATGAGAAAGTTTACATTGTTGCTGTTTTTCGTTGTTCTTTGGTCGTTTTCTTATGCTCAGATGGGTGAAGAACAATATTTTGTTGATATACATGGTGATTTGCGTTATGAATCTCGGGATAGATTTCAAGCATCACTTTCCACGAATATCTTCGGGGATAAGGTTTACAAGGATAATCGGGGAAACGAGGTGAAGTATTCGAAGGCAATGTGGGAGAAGGTGCCGGGGAAGGATAGACCTTATTTTGAAGATTTTTTGTTCTCTGAGCTGATACATAAATACCGGGATCGGAGAAACGTGAAGGAGGTGTACGAGATTGATATTTTTGGAGATGCACGATATCGGAATAATCAGGGACAGTCCATGACATTAAGGCGAAATATCATGGGGGAGTTGGAATATTTCAGTAACGAGTTTCGAGCCACGTTAGGAAAAGATATTTTTGAAAATATAATATACAAGGATAATCGGGGAAATAAGGTGACCTATTCAAAAGAGTTTCTTGGCAAGATCCGAAGAGGAAGACATAGAGGAGACGGGAATGTTGAAGAGTTTTTGTTGTTAGGGTTGGCCAAAGATGTCGGGAAAAAGAAAAATTACACGGAAGAGTACACCGTGGATATATTCGGAAATATTGAATACAAGAATAGCGAGGGACGTCGGGTTTCGATAAAGAAAGATCTGTTTGATGACTTCGAGTACAAGGATAATCAGGGGGTAAGTCTTTCTATCCGGAAGGATATTTTTGATCATGTGCAGGTAAATGATGGCAGGGGAAACAAGGTGGATGCCGGGAGAGATATTTTTGGTGATCTCCAAGTGAAAGATAATAAAGGAAATAAATGGAGCGTGGAACGGGATATATTCGGGGATTTGAAGTTTCGTCATAATTATAAAGAGTGTGCCACCTTGAAG
Proteins encoded in this region:
- a CDS encoding zinc-dependent metalloprotease, translated to MRKILLAVVALSLLAGPTAQAFPFKKKKKKAKTEQTATPPAPKESAFDKQVKGAKHLPGVIDAYYTPKGTLMWAIQARNLDKIYLIANRLSETSAPTDFVAGQMINDPFMVRFSTDSTNVYMHSVLCEDVLREGDPIAPSFKRNFNDPIMKTFEVKATKGDTLLIDMTAFFGRDEKCITPMGSSPMTGKKPSAMFDPSASRVKEVKNFPRNMEISSQMNYNGQNGPLTLVVRRSVVELDKDPMPMRYKDRRVGYFSTPRNFYTSDKDRVEDFEFIHRWRIEPKDMAAYLRGELVEPVKPIVFYVDNAFPEKWRGAVKQGIEDWNIAFEKAGFKNAIIAKDYPTDDPNFDPDDIRYNCVRYAVTPTANAMGPSYVDPRSGEILVADVIWYHNVISLVHDWRFVQTGAVDPRVRTEVFSDDVMNESLRYVASHEIGHTLGLMHNMGASYSFPVDSLRSPSFTKKYGTTPSIMDYARNNYVAQPGDYERGVNLVPPVLGVYDIYAINWGYRIIPNANTPEAEVATLNSWIEEKSDDPMYRFGAQQFPQTLDPTDQTEDLGDDHVKANSLCIKNLKIIMNNLEQWCSKPGASYKDIKMYYNGILSQYQRMLSHVLAYPGGVEFTDLVQDGKGGVAKKYIPKAKQQEAIKWLVNEVTTCPKWLITKDLREKLELDPNMYDQLQYAVVGKIFSAGSLGSVYEGERSGQKDAYKLDVYVNDAYKLLMAPTIASRSLSHEEMNLQTALVTIASQMSGLQTAASASAPKRGFASIDPAQALASLENSVNSQHKLCSHAECNLGEYDYFRLTMKAATLPASVGRPAMLSLLKKVQALYKEKRGTGNAATRAFYDYQIMTIDKLFKD
- a CDS encoding M48 family metallopeptidase — its product is MSSETIFFIIVVFLCLDFVLERILESLNSKHMSPVLPDSLKGIYDEKEYSRFQSYKRENGRLDSWSSGVGFVVMIVFLVAGGFGWYNSWVVSLTDSVVWQTILFVVGLSVASSVLDIPFDYYATFRIEEKYGFNKTTRRVYWLDTVKELVLSLVLGGVLLALVVWFYTWAGTYFWLYAWGAVTLFSVFMAMFYSQLIVPLFNKQTPLQEGSLRDKIQAFAGKVGFKLDNIYVIDGSKRSTKANAYFTGLGPKKRVVLYDTLIDELTEEEIVAVLAHEIGHYKKRHTLRSMVVSVIQMGVLFWLFSLCVNNAALSEALGGDRAYFQLGLIAFAILYSPVNLILGIGMNVWSRSNEYEADAFAARYYEGDYLVSGLKKISVKSLSNLTPHPLYEYIYYSHPSLLKRIDAIKRIHE
- a CDS encoding competence/damage-inducible protein A, coding for MKAIIITIGDEILLGQILDTNSQYISRQLTRLGAEVADILSIADQREEIWQWVDYAMKQAELIIVTGGLGPTKDDMTKKVLAEYFDTRLVMNEEVLRWIEKLLENGGMRMNEGNRSQAILPESAKILYNRKGTASGMWFERDGKVLVSLPGVPFEMEDLMIQSVIPELQRLYPHLHLDYRMLKVYDIPESELALLLEKWEEHLPEGFSLAYLPSPGFVKLRLTAKGDQVFNLDARYDSLKETLEGQHYTEGENGGTERELGELLMLKGKTIATAESCTGGNIAAQLTSIAGSSAYFRGSVVAYANDVKERVLGVRPESLEQFGAVSEPVVRQMAEGARRLIGTDYAVSTSGIAGPTGGTAEKPVGTVWIGVAGPERTIARKFVFSFTRERNIGKATMKAIEMVIEEVRNGAVNR
- a CDS encoding fumarate hydratase: MAEFKYQEPFPIQKDSTEYRLLTKDYVKTIEVEGRKILKIQKEGLELLAREAYADVSFYLRASHLQKLANILKDPEASDNDKFVAHTMLMNQVVSAEGELPTCQDTGTAIAIGKKGENVWTDGNDAEAISKGVFETYRDRNLRYSQVVPYTMFDEKNSGTNLPAQIDLYATQGNKYEFLFITKGGGSANKTFLYQQTKALLTEEALTKFIKDKVKDLGTSACPPYHLAVVIGGTSAEACLTTVKKASAGYYDNLPTEGNDGGQAFRDLEWEAKIQKICQDMGIGAQFGGKYWVHDVRVIRMPRHAASCPVGIGVSCSADRNIKAKITEDGIFLEQLEKNPARFLPAENPALAPAVNIDLDQPMEEVLKELRKYPVKTRLNLSGTLIVARDIAHARIKAMLDEGKPMPEYFKNHPIYYAGPAKTPKGMASGSFGPTTAGRMDPYVDLFQDHGGSMIMVAKGNRSQTVTDACKKHGGFYLGSIGGPAAILAKESIKSVEIVAFEELGMEAIRKIRVENFPAFIIVDDKGNDFFAEWAH